The following proteins come from a genomic window of Aspergillus luchuensis IFO 4308 DNA, chromosome 3, nearly complete sequence:
- a CDS encoding hydantoinase/dihydropyrimidinase family protein (COG:F;~EggNog:ENOG410PKDK;~InterPro:IPR006680,IPR011059,IPR032466,IPR011778;~MEROPS:MER0015112;~PFAM:PF01979;~go_component: GO:0005737 - cytoplasm [Evidence IEA];~go_function: GO:0016787 - hydrolase activity [Evidence IEA];~go_function: GO:0016810 - hydrolase activity, acting on carbon-nitrogen (but not peptide) bonds [Evidence IEA]): MLTTSFDCVVLDGTVVTAADVGRYDIGIKDGKIAILAPARSLAIARASRVIDAEGAYVMPGGIDAHVHLAEPPGQGQASDTFTTGSRSAIAGGTTSIIAFAPQDKSDPSLVKALETAQKKAENAAYCDYSLHLMISNSSREVLNEFSILRERGVSSAKIFMTYESMQLRDGQVMDVLMQGRKDGVTVLIHAENGDMLTWMTEQLENRQLLEPKYHATSRPQIMECEATSRAISLSQFIHTPILIVHVSSPLAANAIRGAQTNGWPIFAETCPQYLFLTRKDLDKLGFEGAKCICSPPPREGENDLESIWTGLQNGTFTILSSDHSPYVYDDDVNGKKIAINGDEPLGRFRNVPNGCPGVETRLPLVWNSNRLTPQKFVEVASTNPAKMYGLYPQKGSIIPGISDADLTIWYPSALEPFPITNSALHHNVDYTPYEGHMVTQWPQYTLLRGEVVWDRDNGGIVGQKGYGKFLKRGRSAFCREQSELDFTKF; the protein is encoded by the exons ATGCTCACCACTTCATTTGACTGTGTTGTGCTAGATGGCACCGTTGTTACGGCCGCTGATGTTGGTCGGTATGATATTGGCATTAAAGATGGAAAGATAGCTATACTTGCTCCTGCGCGGTCCTTGGCTATAGCTCGTGCTTCTCGAGTTATTGACGCCGAGGGTGCATATGTTATG CCAGGCGGCATTGATGCGCATGTCCACCTGGCCGAACCGCCAGGCCAGGGTCAAGCGTCAGATACTTTCACGACCGGAAGCCGCTCTGCTATTGCTGGTGGTACAACAAGCATCATCGCGTTTGCTCCTCAGGATAAGTCTGATCCATCCTTAGTCAAGGCGCTGGAAACAGCGCAAAAGAAAGCCGAAAATGCTGCATACTGTGAttattctcttcatcttatGATATCCAACTCAAGCAGAGAGGTTCTCAACGAGTTTTCCATTCTTCGCGAGCGCGGCGTGTCCTCAGCCAAAATCTTCATGACCTACGAATCTATGCAGCTACGTGACGGCCAGGTCATGGATGTCTTGATGCAGGGCCGCAAAGATGGAGTAACCGTACTTATCCATGCTGAAAACGGCGACATGCTCACCTGGATGACTGAGCAACTAGAAAATCGCCAGTTACTAGAACCGAAATATCATGCCACTTCGCGGCCCCAAATCATGGAGTGTGAAGCTACCAGTCGAGCCATATCCCTGAGCCAATTCATCCACACACCAATCTTGATCGTCCACGTTTCCTCGCCGCTAGCCGCAAACGCAATTCGCGGCGCGCAGACCAACGGATGGCCTATTTTTGCCGAAACATGTCCACAGTATTTGTTTCTGACCAGGAAAGACCTCGACAAGCTCGGCTTCGAGGGCGCCAAATGCATATGCTCACCCCCACCCCGCGAGGGTGAGAACGACCTGGAAAGCATCTGGACAGGGCTGCAAAATGGAACATTCACAATTCTTTCCTCTGATCATAGCCCATATGTTTACGACGACGATGTCAATGGGAAAAAGATAGCCATCAATGGCGACGAACCCCTAGGCCGCTTCCGAAATGTCCCCAACGGCTGCCCGGGAGTTGAAACACGTCTTCCTTTAGTCTGGAACTCCAACCGTCTCACGCCTCAGAAGTTCGTTGAGGTCGCGAGCACCAACCCAGCCAAAATGTACGGACTTTATCCGCAGAAAGGCTCCATTATCCCGGGTATATCCGATGCGGATCTCACGATCTGGTATCCATCTGCTCTGGAACCATTCCCTATCACGAATTCCGCTTTACATCATAATGTGGACTATACACCGTATGAAGGGCACATGGTAACCCAGTGGCCGCAATACACCCTGCTGCGTGGGGAGGTCGTCTGGGATCGGGATAACGGGGGTATTGTAGGTCAGAAGGGCTACGGGAAGTTTTTGAAGAGAGGCCGCAGTGCGTTTTGTCGTGAACAGTCCGAGTTGGATTTTACAAAGTTCTAG